One genomic segment of Lampris incognitus isolate fLamInc1 chromosome 2, fLamInc1.hap2, whole genome shotgun sequence includes these proteins:
- the hyal1 gene encoding hyaluronidase-1: MSTIYHLVLLCLNLNSFVFSQQHATSSFSQVPFLTVWNAPTAHCRSMYGVDLDLGVFNIVQNQMQSFIGENITIFYADKLGLYPSYIQGVPINGGVPQNGSLDKHLKAAAEDIRTNIPDRNFQGLAVVDWESWRPVWERNWDRKNVYWEASRALVRHKHPDWTPAQVEVVAHKEFEEAGRKYMEETLRLGKRDRPAGLWGYYGFPNCYNYYSDKSINYTGECPLVEKRRNDELSWLWNVSSALYPDIYLSLDQRWHGNQVLLYTHHRILEAMRVGAQVTPSAPPVFPYARIAYTYSLEFLSQEHLVYTIGESAALGSAGFVLWGDHAFAKSQATCYAIKNYIDETLGRYLVNVTSAASLCSQAICSSRGRCQRGNPSSRVYLHLDPAFWDVMSEKRAEGGQNYRVKGQITHHQVSDLRSQFRCACYPGWEGKSCDKPMHQ, encoded by the exons ATGAGCACTATTTACCATTTAGTGCTGCTGTGCCTAAATTTGAACTCTTTTGTGTTCAGTCAGCAGCATGCAACGTCATCCTTTTCCCAAGTGCCTTTCCTCACAGTGTGGAATGCCCCTACGGCCCATTGCCGTTCTATGTATGGTGTGGACCTGGACCTGGGGGTGTTCAACATTGTCCAGAACCAGATGCAAAGCTTCATCGGTGAAAACATAACCATCTTTTACGCTGATAAACTTGGGCTGTATCCCAGTTACATCCAAGGAGTGCCTATCAATGGCGGAGTCCCACAGAACGGCAGCCTTGATAAGCACCTCAAAGCTGCTGCTGAAGACATCCGTACCAATATTCCTGACAGGAACTTCCAGGGACTGGCCGTGGTGGACTGGGAAAGCTGGAGGCCAGTGTGGGAGAGAAACTGGGATAGAAAGAATGTGTACTGGGAAGCGTCCAGGGCACTGGTGAGGCACAAACACCCAGACTGGACCCCTGCCCAAGTAGAGGTGGTTGCCCATAAGGAATTTGAAGAAGCTGGGAGAAAATACATGGAGGAGACACTAAGACTGGGGAAGAGGGATAGACCAGCGGGGTTGTGGGGATACTACGGTTTTCCCAACTGCTACAATTACTACAGTGATAAAAGTATTAATTACACAGGGGAGTGTCCACTTGTAGAAAAAAGGAGGAACGATGAGTTGTCCTGGCTTTGGAATGTCTCCTCTGCACTTTATCCCGACATCTACCTCAGCCTTGACCAGCGCTGGCATGGCAACCAAGTCCTCTTgtacactcatcaccgtatcttAGAGGCCATGAGAGTCGGGGCCCAGGTGACTCCATCAGCTCCCCCGGTGTTCCCATATGCTCGTATCGCCTACACCTACTCTTTAGAGTTCCTGTCGCAG GAGCACTTGGTCTATACGATAGGAGAGAGTGCTGCTTTAGGATCAGCAGGGTTTGTACTCTGGGGGGATCACGCCTTTGCCAAATCTCAG GCTACCTGTTATGCCATCAAAAACTACATCGATGAGACTCTGGGTCGTTACCTGGTGAACGTAACATCGGCAGCCAGTCTTTGCAGCCAGGCGATATGTTCCTCAAGGGGGAGATGCCAGAGGGGAAATCCAAGCTCCCGGGTCTACCTCCACCTCGACCCTGCCTTCTGGGACGTGATGTCTGAGAAGAGGGCAGAAGGAGGGCAAAACTACCGAGTGAAAGGGCAGATAACGCATCATCAGGTTTCAGACCTGAGGTCCCAGTTTCGATGTGCGTGCTACCCTGGATGGGAGGGTAAGAGCTGTGACAAACCAATGCACCAATGA